In Zingiber officinale cultivar Zhangliang chromosome 11B, Zo_v1.1, whole genome shotgun sequence, a single window of DNA contains:
- the LOC122033509 gene encoding ER membrane protein complex subunit 1-like, protein MAIRACLRVFTLLLLSTFSSALYEDQVGLADWHQKYIGKVKHAVFHTQKTGRKRVVVSTEENVFASLDLRTGNIFWRHVLGKNDHIDQIDIALGKYVITLSSGGSILRAWNLPDGQIAWEAILQESTNTKSFLYLPSNMNTGKDNLILVFGGSSIYAVSSIDGQIVWRKEFSVNDLAIQHVSGSQDSDNIYALGFVGSSEFTAYHISYKTGEVLQQIRNSYKGGFCGEASLVFEDMIVALDASRSALISISFKNGIIEFHQMHFADLVPEFVGKARLLPPKLNGMLAISISSSIILLRVKGINQLEVAEKTNHPSVIISNALSLSKEQEAFAMLQHDGSRISLKVKFNNDLTNEILKETLQLDSHRGNVEKAFINIYTRNDRTHGFRVLVIMEDHSLLLVQQGEIVWSREDGLASIVESTTSELPVEKEGVSVARVEHNLFEWLKGHLLKIKGTLMLATPQEVAEIQAIRLKSSQKSKMTRDHNGFRKLIIVLTRAGKVLALHTGDGRVVWSVLLSTYHRSETCRNPAALSLLQWQIPHHHAMHENPSVLVAGRCGHSSDAPGFFSIIDSYTGKVQKSLMLEHSVRQIMPLPLTDSTEQRLHLIIDANLDAHLYPRASECLKIFHHEIPNTYWYLVDKEQNIIRGYSLESTENEFVFRANELWSIIIPSESEKIVATATRKMNEIVHTQAKVTSDQDVMYKYVSKNILFVATVTPRAAGYIGSAAPEEAWLFAYLIDTVSGRILHRVSHHGAQGPVHAVMSENWVVYHYFNLRAHRYEMSVIEIYDQSRSDNRDVWKLVLGKHNLTAPISSYTRPDVIVKSQSYFFTHSVKSMAVTSTAKGITSKQLLIGTVSDQVLALDKRFLDPRRSANPTPAEKEEGIIPLTDSLPIIPQSYATHSLQVEGLRNIVTVPAKLESTTLVFCYGVDLFFTRIAPSRTYDSLTEDFSYALLLITIVALVVAIFVTWFLSEKKELREKWR, encoded by the exons ATGGCGATTAGGGCTTGTCTACGGGTCTTCACCCTCCTCCTCCTATCTACGTTCTCATCGGCGCTTTACGAAGACCAAGTCGGACTGGCAGATTG GCATCAGAAGTACATTGGAAAAGTAAAACATGCTGTATTCCACACTCAAAAGACAGGGCGAAAACGTGTTGTAGTATCTACTGAAGAGAATGTTTTTGCATCTCTTGATCTCCGTACAGGCAATATAT TTTGGAGGCATGTTCTTGGAAAAAATGACCATATTGACCAAATTGACATTGCTCTTGGGAAAT ACGTTATTACTCTTTCCTCGGGAGGGAGCATATTAAGGGCATGGAACCTTCCTGATGGTCAAATAGCATGGGAGGCCATCCTTCAAGAATCGACAAATACAAAATCTTTCTTGTATCTTCCA TCGAACATGAATACCGGAAAAGATAATTTGATTCTTGTATTTGGTGGATCTTCAATTTATGCTGTATCGAGCATCGATGGTCAAATTGTTTGGAGAAAAGAATTTTCTGTCAATGA CTTAGCAATTCAGCATGTTTCTGGGTCTCAAGATAGTGATAACATTTATGCTTTAGGATTTGTTGGTTCCTCTGAATTTACTGCATATCATATCAGTTACAAAACTGGGGAGGTGCTGCAGCAAATCAGAAATTCTTATAAAGGTGGTTTTTGTGGTGAAGCATCTCTTGTTTTTgaagatatgattgttgcattagATGCAAGCAGATCGGCCTTAATTTCCATAAGCTTCAAAAATGGAATTATTGAATTCCATCAGATGCACTTTGCCGATCTTGTTCCTGAATTTGTTGGAAAGGCTAGATTATTGCCTCCCAAGCTCAATGGCATGCTTGCAATCAGTATTTCATCATCAATCATTCTGTTAAGAGTTAAAGGCATTAATCAGCTGGAGGTTGCtgaaaaaactaaccatccatcAGTCATAATAAGTAATGCTCTCTCTCTATCAAAGGAACAAGAAGCTTTTGCAATGTTGCAGCATGATGGATCTAGAATTAGCTTAAAGGTGAAATTTAATAATGATTTAACAAATGAGATTCTTAAGGAAACCTTACAGTTGGACAGTCACAGGGGAAATGTCGAGAAGGCTTTCATTAATATTTATACTCGAAATGATAGAACTCATGGCTTTCGGGTATTGGTAATTATGGAAGATCACTCACTATTATTGGTACAACAAGGGGAGATTGTCTGGAGTAGGGAAGATGGGCTTGCATCTATTGTTGAATCCACTACATCTGAATTGCCTGTTGAGAAGGAAGGTGTTTCAGTTGCAAGGGTGGAACACAACCTTTTTGAGTGGCTGAAG GGCCATTTACTCAAAATCAAAGGTACGCTCATGCTTGCAACTCCTCAAGAGGTGGCTGAAATACAAGCTATTAGGCTAAAGAGTTCTCAGAAAAGTAAGATGACACGAGATCATAATGGATTTAGAAAGCTAATTATTGTGCTAACTAGAGCTGGGAAAGTTCTGGCATTGCACACTGGAGATGGTCGTGTTGTTTGGTCTGTCTTACTTTCCACTTATCATAGATCTGAAACATGTAGAAATCCTGCTGCTTTAAGTCTATTGCAGTGGCAGATTCCTCATCATCATGCAATGCATGAGAATCCAAGTGTCCTTGTAGCTGGGAGATGTGGGCATAGCTCTGATGCACCTGGTTTCTTCTCAATAATTGATTCTTACACTGGGAAAGTACAGAAGTCTTTAATGCTTGAGCACTCTGTGAGACAGATAATGCCTTTGCCTTTAACAGATTCTACAGAACAACGCCTCCATCTGATAATAGATGCGAACTTAGATGCCCATCTATACCCAAGAGCATCTGaatgtttgaaaattttccaCCATGAGATTCCAAATACTTACTGGTATTTGGTTGACAAAGAACAAAACATAATTAGAGGATATTCACTTGAAAGCACTGAAAATGAGTTTGTCTTTCGGGCTAACGAATTATGGTCCATTATCATTCCTTCTGAGTCTGAGAAGATTGTTGCAACTGCAACAAGGAAAATGAATGAG atagtTCATACTCAAGCAAAGGTTACATCAGATCAGGATGTGATGTACAAATATGTGTCTAAGAATATACTTTTTGTTGCTACCGTCACTCCTAGAGCTGCTGGGTACATTGGTTCTGCAGCACCTGAAGAAGCTTGGTTATTTGCATACCTAATTGATACTGTCAGTGGGCGTATTCTGCACCGTGTATCTCACCATGGAGCGCAAGGTCCTGTTCATGCT GTCATGAGTGAGAATTGGGTCGTCTACCACTACTTCAATCTTAGAGCACACAGATATGAGATGTCCGTTATTGAGATATATGATCAATCCCGTTCA GACAATAGAGATGTTTGGAAGCTTGTATTGGGAAAGCATAATTTGACAGCACCCATTTCTTCATACACTAGACCTGATGTGATTGTCAAATCACAGTCGTACTTTTTCACCCACTCTGTAAAATCCATGGCAGTGACATCCACAGCAAAGGGCATAACATCCAAACAACTTCTCATTGGTACAGTAAGCGATCAG GTATTGGCACTTGATAAACGGTTTCTGGATCCCAGGCGTTCTGCCAATCCTACACcggcagagaaggaagaagggatCATTCCGTTGACTGATTCTTTGCCAATCATTCCACAG